The proteins below come from a single Nitrospinota bacterium genomic window:
- a CDS encoding prepilin-type N-terminal cleavage/methylation domain-containing protein: protein MKGEKGFTLIELLVVVAIIGILVAIAIPQFANYKKQANDSAAESDVRNMALSEESYYATNNAYTATLASLTAIGFKSTKNITATPALTTNGFVITASHPQGTKIFTWDSTAGGLQ, encoded by the coding sequence CTGAAGGGCGAAAAGGGCTTTACGCTCATCGAGCTGCTGGTGGTCGTGGCGATCATCGGTATCCTCGTTGCGATAGCCATCCCGCAGTTCGCCAACTACAAGAAGCAGGCGAACGACAGCGCGGCCGAATCCGACGTGCGCAACATGGCTCTGTCCGAAGAGTCGTACTACGCAACCAACAACGCATATACAGCCACCTTGGCCTCGCTTACCGCTATTGGCTTCAAATCGACCAAGAATATTACCGCCACCCCGGCACTTACCACCAATGGCTTCGTTATTACCGCTTCACACCCACAAGGCACCAAGATATTCACTTGGGACTCCACCGCTGGCGGTCTGCAGTAA